From the genome of Sediminibacter sp. Hel_I_10:
GGCAATATGTGCAGGTAAGATAATAAGTGCCTCAATCAAGGAAACAACTAAGGTTAGAATCACTACGGTACTGACCTCTCCGAAAAACTTACCGATACGACTATCTAAAAATAAAAATGTAGAAAACGCTAATATCGTTGTAATAATGGCAGATAATATTGGCGGCAACACTTCCATCGTTCCATCTATTGCGGCTTGAACTGGTTTTTTACCCATCTCATAATGCTGATAGATATTTTCTGAAATCACGATACCATCATCAACCAAAATACCAATGACGATAATCATACCGAAGAGCGAAAGGACATTAATGGTAACACCAAAGGATGCTGCAAAAATGAACATTCCCAAAAACGCAATTGGCAATCCAAATGCTACCCAAAATGCCAAACGTGTGTTTAAGAAGAAGGAAAGAAATAATAATACCAGAAGAATCCCTACTACGCCATTCTCAATTAATAAATCAGTTCTTTGATTTAAGGTAATGCTACGGTCATCCTCAACAATAATTTCAAGGGTTTCATTCTCTTTATTAAATGCTTCAACATAATCGCGCACCTTTTCTGCTGCTGAAATTAAATCTTCATTGTTGGTTGTTGAGATGTTCACACTTACCGCCACTCGCCCGTTAATAAACGAAGCATTTGGTGTTTCTGAAAATCGATCTCTAATGGTTGCAACGTCTCCTAAAAGAATATTGGTGCCGTCAATATTAGACTTTACAACAAGATTATTGAGTTCTTTTCCGTAGTAAGATCTATTATCTGCTCTTATAAGAAAATCTTCGGCGTCTGTTTTAATACTTCCTCCTGTGGTCAATATGTTTGCCTGAGACACGGCTTCTGCCACTTCAGAAAAAGTAAGGTTATATGCCAAAAGATCATTTTCATCAACAGCAATTTCTATTTCCTCTTCAGGAAAACCAGCAAGTTCTATTTGAGAAAGGCCGTCCATAGCCCTTAAGTCGTATTCTATTTGTCTAGCAATTTGTTTTAATGTCGCTAAATCGATATCGGGACCACTAATAAAAAAATCAAAGGTTTCCCTAATGTTTTCCTGTTTAGCTACGACCAAAGGCTCCATGCCTGTCGGAAAATTGGGAACACGATCTACTGCATTTTTGACTTCGGTGAGCATCACATCAATATCTTCATCAATATCGATTTCTACCGTGATGCTTCCACCATTTTCACGAGAAGTTGAAGTTACCCTATCAACACCAACCAACCCTTTAAGATTATCTTCGATTTTTAGTACGATACCCTCCTCTATTTCTTCGGGCGCAGCCCCAGGATAAGTGACATCGATGTTTATGATTTCAGACTCAATTAAAGGAAAAAACGACGATTGCATCCGCAACATGCCTACAATCCCAAAAATCACGAAGGCTATAATTACCACATTAACCGTAACATGGTATTTGATAAAATATGAGATAATTTTCCTCATGGTTTTGTAGTCACGTTTTCAGAATTAACCTCAGACTTTTTTGTGTCTTCTGACTTTTTATCATTTGCTATTTCAACTGGCATCCCATTATAAGCTCCAGAAACCTGTTTTGACAAAAGCAACATACCATCTGAAACTCCTTTAACAACTACGGTTTTATCTGAAAAATAAACAGGATTTACCTTCAATGTTTTTAATTTCCCATCTTCAACGATAAACACTTCATTACGGTCATTGACCAAGCTGCGGTCAATTGATATGGCGTTCTCTTCCTTTTTTGCATCTAAATTGGCTTGTAAATACATCCCCTCTTTAAGGGCGTCATTTTTGACCTCTATAAACACACTCACGGTCTGGGTGTTTTGATCAATACTAGCGTTTACTCTACTCACCGTGCCAGCATACTGTTCTGTTCCTTTATTGTTTTTTAGTTGAACAGCCTCTCCTACTTTAAGCAAATCGGCATAATCTCTAGATAATGCGACTTGCAGTTCATAAACTTCGGGATCAATAAATTCGCCCAATTTCTGTCCGTTACGAATTAAGGTACCTTCGGTTACCAAAGCCTCGGTCAACACACCATCGAAAGGCGCGATAATTTGATATTTCAATAGGCGTTGCTCTAAATTTTTGATTGTATAATAAGCGGTATTTATCCCACGGCCGTTTACAAAATAGGTTTCTTTTTCACTTGAAGCCTTTGGTAAAGGTGGAACTGTTTTATTTAAATCAAAATCATTTAAATAGTCTTGCCACTTAGGGTAAACCTCTGGATAATCCAAACGCAGGTCGGGCATAATGGCAATGATCTGGTTATAGAGATCGCTTTTAGAAGATTGGACAGAAGCCTCGTATTCATTCGCATCAATTTTGATTAATGTTTGTCCACGACTATAGCTTTGTCCTACTTTATATAATTTTGAACTATAACGAAAAACCCCCTCAACTTCAGAGTAGATTTCAACCCGTCTTTTGGCCACTAAATTACCATTGGCAGGAATTGAGATTGGGATTGTTGCATTCTCAACGGTATCCACAAAAACAGTTTTGGTTGATTTTTGAGGCTGTGATTTTGGTTTTTCCTTACTATCAATAAGCGCTTTTGCACCAAAAAAAGCACCAATAAGTAAGAGAACAGCTAATGTGTAGAGTATAGCTTTCCGCATAAATGAAAATGGTTATCAAAGTTATGGTTATTCATTTAACCATAACTGAGCAAAGCTATTAACCACAAAAAGGATTGAAGTTAAAAAACTCCTAAATTATGGCATAACCACTTTTTAAGTGATCCAATTATTTTTACTGTACGCGTGATTACAATGTAAGAAATACAAGCTCAAAACAGTTTAAAGTTGATTTAAGACCTTCATTAAGCCATTTGCTCCAACTCTAAAGTCACTTTTTCCCAATCGCTCATCAATTGTTTCAGCTTTTTCTTTTTGTTTTGATAGGTTGTGAAGAAGTCGCTGTTTGCAACGGTTTTATCATAATTTGTAGCGAGCTCAACATCATCTTTTTTAATATCTTTTTCTAAAGCACTGATCTTAGATTCAATATTACTGATCTTATTATTGAGTGACTTCAATTTCTTTTGATCTTCATAAGAAGACTTTGTGGTTTCTTTTGGAGCTTGTTTATGAACCGTTCGTTTTTCAACTTCTCTCAAATTTTCAACATTGCGCTGCTCTAAATAGAAATCGATGTCTCCTAGATATTGTTTGATTTTTTGATCTTTGAACTCGTAGATCTTATTGGTTAGCCCCTGTAAGAAATCCCTATCGTGAGAAACCACAATCAAGGTGCCCTGAAAACTCTTTAAGGCATCTTTAAGCACATTTTTGGATTTGATGTCTAAGTGGTTGGTAGGCTCATCCATAACCAACACATTTAACGGCTGCAACATTAGTTTTGCCAAGGCCAAACGGTTACGTTCTCCCCCAGATAAAACTTTTACATATTTTTCAGCTTCATCACCACGAAATAGAAATGATCCCAAAATATCACGAACCTTACTCCTATTGGTTTCATTTGCGGCATCAATCATCGTATCTAGTACCGTTTTATTACCGTCCAGATATTCTGCCTGATTCTGTGCGAAGTAGCCTATTTGAACATTATGTCCCAGCTTAAGTTCACCTTCATGTTTAAGCTCGCCCACTATAATTTTAGCCAGCGTAGATTTACCCTGACCGTTTTGGCCAACAAATGCCGTTTTACTATCACGTTCAATTAAAAGACTGACATCTGACAATACCTGATTTTTACCATAGGTTTTCGATATTTTTTCGGCCTCTACAACTACTTTACCAGGTGTAATAGAAATTGGGAAATTTAAGGTCATGACGCTATTGTCATCTTCATCTACCTCAATCCGGTCCATACGGTCCAGCTTTTTGATAAGCGATTGCGCCATTGTGGCTTTACTGGCCTTGGCTCTAAACTTCTCAATCAGTTTTTCGGTTTGCTCTATTTGCTTCTGTTGATTTTTTTGAGAGGCTAATTGTTGCTCTTTTAATTCATTCCGAAGTAATAAAAACTTAGAATATGGTTTTGGGAAATCATAAATTCTACCCAATGAGATTTCAATGGTTCTATTCGTGACATTATCTAAAAACATCTTATCGTGAGAAACAATCACGACAGCACCAGAATAATTTCTTAAAAATCCTTCTAACCAAATAATAGATTCAATATCTAAGTGGTTGGTAGGCTCATCTAACAATAGAATGTCATTGTTTTGAAGTAAGAGCTTGGCAAGCTCAATGCGCATACGCCAGCCACCAGAAAAGGTATCTGTTAACTTCTCAAAATCGCTACGTTTAAAACCTAAACCTTGTAAAATCTTCTCTGTTTCACCTTGATAATTATAACCGCCAATGATTTCGTATTTATGTTGAACATCATTAAGGTCTATCATTAATTGGTTATAACCTTCACTTTCATAATCGGTACGCTCT
Proteins encoded in this window:
- a CDS encoding efflux RND transporter periplasmic adaptor subunit, with translation MRKAILYTLAVLLLIGAFFGAKALIDSKEKPKSQPQKSTKTVFVDTVENATIPISIPANGNLVAKRRVEIYSEVEGVFRYSSKLYKVGQSYSRGQTLIKIDANEYEASVQSSKSDLYNQIIAIMPDLRLDYPEVYPKWQDYLNDFDLNKTVPPLPKASSEKETYFVNGRGINTAYYTIKNLEQRLLKYQIIAPFDGVLTEALVTEGTLIRNGQKLGEFIDPEVYELQVALSRDYADLLKVGEAVQLKNNKGTEQYAGTVSRVNASIDQNTQTVSVFIEVKNDALKEGMYLQANLDAKKEENAISIDRSLVNDRNEVFIVEDGKLKTLKVNPVYFSDKTVVVKGVSDGMLLLSKQVSGAYNGMPVEIANDKKSEDTKKSEVNSENVTTKP
- a CDS encoding ABC-F family ATP-binding cassette domain-containing protein, with the protein product MLNVHNLSISFQGDYLFEEITFKLSPGDRVGLIGKNGAGKSTMLKILSKEIEPDSGQIASDKNLSIGFLKQDIDFVLGRTVLEESYEAFQEIKELEAKMEYINTQLAERTDYESEGYNQLMIDLNDVQHKYEIIGGYNYQGETEKILQGLGFKRSDFEKLTDTFSGGWRMRIELAKLLLQNNDILLLDEPTNHLDIESIIWLEGFLRNYSGAVVIVSHDKMFLDNVTNRTIEISLGRIYDFPKPYSKFLLLRNELKEQQLASQKNQQKQIEQTEKLIEKFRAKASKATMAQSLIKKLDRMDRIEVDEDDNSVMTLNFPISITPGKVVVEAEKISKTYGKNQVLSDVSLLIERDSKTAFVGQNGQGKSTLAKIIVGELKHEGELKLGHNVQIGYFAQNQAEYLDGNKTVLDTMIDAANETNRSKVRDILGSFLFRGDEAEKYVKVLSGGERNRLALAKLMLQPLNVLVMDEPTNHLDIKSKNVLKDALKSFQGTLIVVSHDRDFLQGLTNKIYEFKDQKIKQYLGDIDFYLEQRNVENLREVEKRTVHKQAPKETTKSSYEDQKKLKSLNNKISNIESKISALEKDIKKDDVELATNYDKTVANSDFFTTYQNKKKKLKQLMSDWEKVTLELEQMA